From a region of the Gossypium raimondii isolate GPD5lz chromosome 10, ASM2569854v1, whole genome shotgun sequence genome:
- the LOC105776678 gene encoding chitinase-like protein 1 — translation MADFKKATALILTVALLVNLALMVDADGDDDKKIRVRKHKGEKECIQGWECSYWSKYCCNQTISDVFQVYQFEDLFAKRNSPVAHAVGFWDYHSFILAASIYEPLGFGTTGGKHMQMKEVAAFLAHVGAKTSCGDGVIDGGPLAWGLCFKREMSPSQDYCDDYYKYMYPCAPGAQYYGRGALPIYWNYNYGAAGDGIKVDLLHHPEYLEQNATIAFQAAIWRWMTPIKKNQPSAHDIFVGNWKPTKNDTEEKRGPTFGSTMNVLYGDYTCGQGDIDPMNIIISHYLHYLDLLGVGREEAGPHEELSCAEQKAFNPTPAPPAASAS, via the exons ATGGCTGACTTCAAGAAAGCCACTGCTTTGATTCTCACAGTGGCTTTGCTTGTGAATCTCGCTTTAATGGTTGATgctgatggtgatgatgataaGAAGATTCGAGTCAGGAAACATAAGGGTGAGAAGGAGTGTATACAAGGGTGGGAATGTTCCTACTGGTCGAAATATTGTTGCAACCAAACGATTTCAGATGTCTTCCAGGTTTATCAATTTGAGGACCTGTTTGCTAAAAGGAATTCGCCGGTGGCTCATGCTGTTGGATTTTGGGATTaccattcttttattttggcTGCTTCCATTTATGAGCCTTTGGGTTTTGGGACTACTGGTGGTAAGCATATGCAAATGAAGGAAGTCGCGGCTTTTCTTGCTCATGTCGGCGCCAAGACATCTT GTGGCGATGGTGTCATAGACGGAGGACCGTTGGCTTGGGGTCTTTGCTTCAAGAGAGAAATGAGTCCTAGCCAGGATTACTGTGATGATTACTACAAATACATGTATCCATGTGCCCCTGGAGCTCAATACTACGGCCGTGGTGCTTTGCCAATTTACTG GAACTACAACTATGGAGCTGCTGGCGATGGTATAAAAGTTGATTTGTTGCACCACCCTGAGTATCTCGAGCAGAACGCAACTATTGCCTTCCAGGCTGCCATCTGGAGGTGGATGACCCCAATCAAGAAGAACCAACCTTCAGCACACGACATTTTCGTGGGTAACTGGAAACCAACCAAGAATGACACAGAGGAAAAACGGGGTCCTACTTTTGGCTCCACCATGAACGTTCTCTACGGAGATTACACTTGCGGGCAAGGCGATATCGATCCCATGAACATCATCATCTCCCATTACCTTCATTACCTTGACTTACTAGGTGTTGGGCGAGAGGAAGCAGGGCCACACGAGGAGCTAAGCTGTGCCGAGCAGAAAGCATTCAACCCAACCCCAGCTCCACCTGCTGCCAGTGCTTCCTGA
- the LOC105776095 gene encoding LRR receptor-like serine/threonine-protein kinase GHR1, giving the protein MKLFRTLVLALFLVTAMGQLPSQDILALLEFKKGIKHDPTGYVLDSWNEESIDFNGCPSSWNGIVCNGGNVAGVILDNLGLSVDADLSVFSNLTKLVKLSISNNSMSGVIPDNIGEFKSLEYLDVSDNLFSLALPVGIGKLESLRNLSLAGNNFTGSIPDTISGLVSVQSLDLSRNSLSGTLPTTLTELNELLYLNLSSNQFTKRIPKGFDGIAGLQVLDLHGNMLDGSLDGEFFLLSNASHVDFSGNMLQSSSSGKLLPGISESIQFLNLSHNQLTGSLVGDAELRLFGSLKVLDLSYNQLSGELPGFNFAYDLQVLKLSNNRFTGFIPNVLLKGDSLLLTELDLSGNNLSGPISMIMSTNLQILNLSSNGITGELPLLTGSCAVLDLSNNKLEGNLTRMSKWGNIEYLDLSQNRLTGSIPELTPQFLRLNHLNLSHNLLTSSLPKAILQYPKLRVLDLGFNQFDGPFLNDLLNLATLEELHLGNNLISSDLKFSPSSESNLRVLDLSSNRLNGYFPDQIGSLAGLQVLNLAGNNLSGSLPTSLADMNSLSSLDISRNNFTGSLPNKVPNSLQSFNVSYNDLSGIVPENLRKFPTSSFYPGNSNLYFPGGPPGSNNSPAESKKKRINTIVKWVIVVSCVVALIILVLLAIFIHYIRISRRTPPEPIRSKGGVSKRAPRNSSSVVGTESGGATVVSAVDLVSSRKGSSSGIISPGEKMAVGTGYSPSKTSHLSWSPESGDSFTAEHLARLDVRSPDRLVGELHFLDDTITLTPEELSRAPAEVLGRSSHGTSYRATLDNGVFLTVKWLREGVAKQRKEFAKEAKKFTNIRHPNVVGLRGYYWGPTQHEKLILSDYISPGSLASFLYDRPGRKGPPLSWAQRLKIAVDVARGLNYLHFDRAVPHGNLKATNILLDGPDLNARVADYCLHRLMTQAGTMEQILDAGLLGYRAPELTDTKKPLLSFKSDVYAFGVILLELLTGRCAGDVIPGEEEGIGLIEWVRLKVAEGSGSSCFDSALAQEMGDPAAEKGMKEVLEIGLRCVRSLSERPGIKTIYEDLSSI; this is encoded by the exons ATGAAGCTGTTTAGAACTTTAGTGTTAGCCCTGTTTTTAGTTACTGCAATGGGACAACTTCCGTCACAGGACATATTAGCATTGCTTGAATTCAAAAAGGGTATTAAACATGACCCTACTGGCTATGTCCTTGATTCATGGAACGAAGAATCCATTGATTTTAATGGCTGTCCTTCTTCTTGGAATGGTATTGTTTGTAATGGTGGGAATGTTGCTGGCGTTATACTTGATAATTTAGGTCTATCTGTTGATGCAGACTTAAGTGTTTTTTCGAATCTTACGAAGCTTGTGAAACTTTCGATATCGAATAATTCAATGTCCGGTGTTATTCCCGACAATATTGGGGAGTTTAAAAGTCTAGAGTACTTGGATGTGTCAGATAATCTGTTTTCTTTGGCATTACCGGTAGGCATTGGTAAATTAGAGAGCTTAAGGAACCTTTCGTTAGCTGGGAATAACTTTACTGGTTCGATACCAGATACGATTTCAGGGCTTGTTTCGGTCCAATCTTTGGATTTGAGTCGGAATTCCCTGTCCGGTACCTTGCCAACCACCTTAACGGAATTGAATGAGCTGTTGTATCTAAATCTATCTTCCAATCAGTTTACGAAGAGAATACCAAAAGGGTTTGACGGCATTGCCGGACTTCAAGTTCTCGACTTGCACGGGAATATGCTAGACGGTAGCTTAGATGGGGAGTTTTTCCTTTTATCGAATGCTAGCCATGTTGATTTTAGTGGGAATATGCTGCAAAGCTCAAGTTCGGGGAAATTGCTACCCGGCATTTCGGAGAGTATTCAGTTTTTAAACCTTAGCCATAACCAACTTACAGGATCATTGGTTGGGGATGCTGAGCTTCGGTTATTCGGGAGTTTGAAGGTGTTGGACTTAAGCTACAATCAACTGTCTGGAGAATTGCCCGGATTTAACTTTGCATATGATCTTCAGGTCCTTAAGCTCAGCAACAATAGATTTACGGGCTTCATTCCTAATGTCCTGCTGAAAGGCGATTCACTGCTTTTAACTGAGCTAGATTTAAGTGGCAACAATCTCTCAG GGCCGATATCGATGATCATGTCGACAAATCTGCAGATACTCAATCTTTCTTCGAATGGGATCACAGGGGAACTTCCGTTACTGACCGGAAGTTGTGCTGTACTTGACTTATCAAACAACAAATTAGAAGGAAACTTAACCCGAATGTCGAAATGGGGGAATATTGAATACCTTGATCTTAGCCAGAATCGTTTGACAGGATCAATTCCTGAGTTAACCCCTCAATTTCTGCGGTTAAATCATCTCAACCTTTCGCATAATTTGCTTACTAGCTCTCTACCGAAAGCAATACTGCAGTATCCGAAGCTTAGAGTCCTTGATCTTGGTTTTAACCAGTTTGATGGACCTTTTCTAAATGACCTACTGAATTTGGCTACTTTGGAAGAACTTCATCTCGGGAACAATTTGATTTCCAGTGATCTTAAGTTTTCTCCTTCGAGTGAATCCAACCTCCGTGTTCTCGATCTCTCTAGTAATCGGCTTAACGGTTATTTTCCTGACCAAATTGGGTCATTGGCTGGACTTCAAGTGCTCAATCTTGCAGGCAATAACTTATCCGGTTCACTACCTACTTCCTTGGCTGACATGAACTCACTAAGCTCATTAGATATATCCCGGAATAATTTTACCGGATCTTTACCCAACAAGGTCCCTAACAGCCTTCAAAGCTTTAATGTTTCTTACAATGATCTATCCGGCATTGTCCCAGAAAATCTGAGGAAGTTCCCTACTTCCTCATTCTACCCCGGAAATTCTAACTTGTATTTTCCAGGCGGTCCTCCTGGATCAAACAATTCCCCTGCTGAATCGAAGAAGAAACGGATCAACACGATAGTGAAATGGGTGATTGTGGTATCATGTGTGGTGGCTCTTATCATTCTCGTCTTGCTTGCTATATTCATACATTACATCCGTATATCTCGGAGAACTCCTCCGGAGCCTATTAGAAGTAAAGGTGGTGTTAGCAAACGAGCACCGAGAAACTCTTCTAGTGTTGTCGGGACTGAGAGTGGGGGTGCTACAGTTGTCTCAGCGGTTGATCTTGTGTCTTCACGGAAAGGATCATCATCAGGAATTATCAGTCCCGGTGAGAAAATGGCAGTGGGTACTGGATACTCTCCTTCGAAGACCAGCCATTTATCTTGGTCACCCGAGTCTGGAGATTCATTTACTGCCGAGCACCTTGCGAGACTGGATGTAAGATCACCGGACCGACTCGTTGGCGAGCTGCATTTTCTCGATGATACAATCACATTGACACCAGAGGAGCTGTCACGTGCTCCAGCCGAAGTTTTGGGAAGGAGCAGTCATGGGACTTCGTACAGGGCAACACTGGATAATGGAGTATTCTTGACTGTGAAGTGGCTTCGTGAAGGGGTCGCAAAACAGAGAAAAGAGTTCGCTAAGGAGGCTAAAAAATTCACGAATATCCGGCATCCAAACGTGGTTGGTTTGCGAGGGTACTATTGGGGCCCTACTCAACATGAGAAGCTGATTCTTTCGGATTATATCTCGCCTGGAAGTCTCGCAAGCTTTCTCTATG ATCGACCGGGAAGAAAAGGTCCACCATTATCGTGGGCACAGAGATTGAAAATAGCGGTTGACGTTGCCCGAGGTCTAAACTATCTCCATTTCGACCGAGCTGTGCCACACGGTAACCTAAAAGCAACGAACATACTATTAGATGGGCCTGATCTTAATGCTCGTGTTGCCGATTACTGCCTCCACCGTCTAATGACACAAGCCGGAACGATGGAACAAATTCTAGATGCTGGTCTCTTGGGATATCGGGCACCAGAGTTAACCGATACCAAGAAACCATTGCTTTCCTTCAAGTCAGATGTCTATGCATTCGGAGTGATTCTGTTGGAACTTCTAACAGGCAGATGCGCAGGTGATGTAATTCCAGGGGAAGAAGAAGGAATCGGATTGATAGAATGGGTTCGGTTGAAGGTAGCAGAAGGCAGTGGCTCGTCTTGTTTTGATTCGGCTTTAGCTCAAGAAATGGGGGATCCGGCTGCCGAGAAAGGAATGAAGGAGGTTCTTGAAATAGGATTAAGATGTGTTCGATCTCTTTCGGAGAGGCCGGGTATCAAGACTATATATGAGGATCTTTCGTCAATATGA
- the LOC105776097 gene encoding obg-like ATPase 1 — protein MPPKAAKSKEAPAERPILGRFSSHLKIGIVGLPNVGKSTLFNTLTKLSIPAENFPFCTIEPNEARVNVPDERFEWLCQLFKPKSEVSAFLEIHDIAGLVRGAHEGQGLGNNFLSHIRAVDGIFHVLRAFEDSDIIHVDDSVDPVRDLETISAELRLKDIEFMERKIEDIEKSMKRSNDKQLKIEHELCERVKAWLADEKDVRLGDWKAADIEILNTFQLLSAKPVVYLVNMTEKDYQRKKNKFLPKIHAWVQEHGGEPIIPFSGVFERNLADMEPADAAKYCEENKVQSALPKIIKTGFSAINLIYFFTAGPDEVKCWQIRRQSKAPQAAGAIHTDFERGFICAEVMKFEDLKELGSESAVKAAGKYRQEGKTYVVQDGDIIFFKFNVSGGGKK, from the exons ATGCCTCCCAAAGCAGCTAAATCCAAGGAAGCACCAGCGGAGAGGCCCATCCTCGGCCGATTCTCTTCTCATCTCAAGATCGGAATC GTGGGACTGCCTAATGTTGGGAAGTCTACTCTTTTCAACACGCTCACTAAGCTTTCAATCCCAGCTGAGAACTTCCCTTTTTGTACAATCGAGCCTAATGAAGCCCGAGTTAATGTCCCTGATGAGCGATTCGAATGGCTTTGCCAGTTGTTCAAGCCCAAAAGTGAG GTTTCAGCTTTCCTAGAAATTCATGATATAGCTGGACTGGTTAGAGGTGCTCATGAAGGGCAAGGATTGGGCAACAACTTCTTGTCTCACATTCGTGCAGTTGATGgcatttttcatgttttac GTGCATTTGAAGATTCAGACATCATCCATGTCGATGACTCTGTGGATCCTGTAAGGGATTTAGAGACTATTAGTGCAGAGTTAAGGTTAAAG GATATTGAATTTATGGAAAGGAAGATAGAGGATATTGAAAAGAGCATGAAGAGGAGTAATGACAAGCAATTAAAAATAGAGCATGAATTGTGTGAAAGG GTTAAGGCATGGCTTGCAGATGAAAAAGATGTTCGCCTTGGGGACTGGAAAGCAGCTGATATTGAGATATTGAATACTTTTCAATTGCTTAGTGCCAAGCCGGTTGTTTATTTG GTTAACATGACTGAGAAAGATTACCAAAGGAAAAAGAACAAGTTCTTACCAAAGATTCATGCTTG gGTGCAAGAACACGGTGGTGAACCTATCATTCCTTTCAGTGGTGTGTTTGAGAGAAACCTTGCTGATATGGAACCTGCAGATGCTGCAAAGTATTGTGAGGAAAACAAGGTGCAAAG TGCTCTTCCAAAGATCATCAAGACTGGTTTCTCTGCTATTAATCTCATATATTTCTTCACCGCAGGACCAGATgag GTTAAATGCTGGCAAATTAGACGGCAATCCAAGGCTCCTCAAGCTGCAGGAGCCATTCATACTGATTTTGAGAGAGGATTTATATGTGCTGAG GTCATGAAATTTGAAGATCTGAAGGAGCTTGGCAGTGAGTCAGCTGTCAAG GCTGCTGGAAAATATAGGCAGGAAGGGAAAACTTATGTGGTCCAAGACGGAGACATAATATTCTTTAAGTTCAATGTTTCCGGAGGCGGGAAGAAGTGA